In Cytobacillus oceanisediminis, the following proteins share a genomic window:
- a CDS encoding TRAP transporter large permease, whose protein sequence is MSPEVIGVIGILLLLTLILLRVSVGLSLFLVGFLGVSWLSDWSVGLSQLGSSAFGSANNYGLSVIPLFILMGMFMSNTGLGKDLFVAVDKWIGHFRGGLAIATVGAASIFSAISGSSNATTATLSKICIPEMNEYQYKKTFSTAAVAAGGTLGVLIPPSVLLIIYGALTSEPIGPLLIGGLVPGILMTLLFMLMINIQVRLNPEIAPTKQVVSTTKEKFSSLRGIWPFLLIFAISIGGIYFGVFTPSEAGGIGAIGAFVLTVLTKRLKFKGLLSSLDETLRLTVMLFLILIGAALFGKFLALSQIPMYLTTLVGGLDVSPYVILALILVVYFILGMFLEGIAIMTLTLPIVYPIITQLGFDGLWFGIIMIMLINIGVLTPPLGLSVYIISGVVKDVPIEKIFRGVIPAICTMAVLTIILIIFPEIVTFLPSMIK, encoded by the coding sequence ATGAGTCCTGAGGTAATTGGTGTTATTGGCATCTTGTTGTTGCTCACTCTGATCCTCTTAAGGGTATCCGTTGGTCTTTCACTATTCCTGGTTGGTTTTTTAGGTGTTTCATGGCTGTCTGATTGGAGTGTGGGTTTATCCCAATTAGGCTCTTCTGCATTTGGGTCTGCCAATAATTATGGTTTGAGTGTTATTCCCCTCTTTATTTTAATGGGAATGTTTATGTCAAATACAGGTTTAGGCAAAGATCTTTTTGTTGCTGTTGATAAGTGGATTGGCCATTTTCGAGGCGGATTGGCAATTGCAACAGTTGGTGCAGCTTCCATCTTTTCTGCAATTTCAGGCTCATCTAATGCCACAACAGCGACATTATCGAAAATATGCATTCCTGAAATGAATGAATATCAATATAAAAAAACCTTTTCTACTGCAGCAGTAGCAGCTGGCGGTACATTAGGAGTACTGATACCTCCGAGTGTCCTGCTGATAATTTATGGTGCACTTACTTCTGAACCCATTGGACCATTATTAATAGGAGGTCTTGTGCCTGGTATTCTAATGACACTCTTATTTATGCTGATGATTAATATACAAGTCCGATTGAATCCTGAAATCGCTCCAACAAAGCAGGTAGTTTCTACAACGAAAGAAAAATTCTCTTCTTTAAGAGGCATCTGGCCATTTCTGCTAATATTTGCAATAAGTATTGGCGGTATTTATTTTGGTGTATTTACTCCGAGTGAAGCTGGTGGTATTGGTGCAATTGGAGCATTTGTACTTACTGTACTAACTAAACGTTTGAAATTTAAAGGCTTACTATCATCTTTGGATGAGACTTTGAGATTAACAGTTATGTTATTTTTGATTTTAATTGGGGCGGCTTTATTTGGGAAGTTTTTAGCTTTAAGCCAAATTCCAATGTATTTGACTACGCTGGTAGGAGGGCTTGATGTATCTCCATACGTAATATTGGCTTTAATCCTGGTTGTTTATTTCATATTAGGGATGTTTCTTGAAGGTATTGCCATAATGACACTAACACTTCCAATAGTATATCCGATTATTACTCAATTAGGCTTTGATGGTTTATGGTTTGGCATCATAATGATCATGCTTATCAATATTGGTGTATTAACTCCGCCTCTGGGATTAAGTGTTTATATTATTAGCGGGGTAGTGAAAGATGTTCCGATTGAAAAAATCTTTAGAGGAGTAATTCCAGCAATTTGTACAATGGCGGTGTTAACTATCATACTCATTATTTTCCCAGAAATAGTAACATTTCTGCCGAGCATGATTAAGTAA
- a CDS encoding aromatic ring-hydroxylating oxygenase subunit alpha — protein MIKKTLDEKAFQLLKEKMEQGLFPQWVLTDPDIYELEIDKIFGHTWQFLAHETELKDSGSYVTRWMVNDPVLLVKNRKGEIKGYLNSCTHRGTQLCTADHGNKKNFTCPYHGWSYNLDGELIGIVAGNKVYGEEMDKSEWGLREIPQVASYQGMIFGCLDPVAMPLEEYLGDMKWYFDILLGRSDGGMEVRGLPQRWVAKANWKATAENFAADPYHVQTTHRSTVELGISPEDPLYAGYGHQIVTENGHGINVITSKTGKARVPYQGTPESMWPMFKKNLTPEQDEILSGVTVFVGGVYPNLSFVSPIHGTEGHLHNYLNFRMWRPIGPEKVEVWCWFLIDKAAPEEYKEAAYRGYLGSFGPTGTLEQDDTETWARIVEVSKGLMMRDKELNYNNVSNYLMGFDRVEPDESFPGPGIAYPTTYLDAISRSMHENWFKLISKDLFVKEAVK, from the coding sequence ATGATAAAAAAAACATTGGATGAAAAGGCATTTCAGTTATTGAAGGAAAAAATGGAGCAGGGCTTGTTTCCGCAATGGGTGCTTACAGATCCAGATATTTATGAACTGGAAATTGATAAGATATTTGGGCACACTTGGCAGTTTCTTGCTCATGAAACAGAGCTTAAAGATTCAGGCAGTTATGTTACCAGATGGATGGTTAATGACCCGGTCCTTCTTGTGAAGAATAGGAAAGGTGAAATTAAAGGTTATTTAAACTCCTGCACCCATCGGGGGACACAGTTATGCACGGCTGATCATGGAAATAAAAAAAACTTCACTTGCCCTTATCATGGCTGGAGCTATAACTTAGACGGTGAATTGATTGGAATTGTAGCAGGCAATAAGGTTTATGGAGAAGAAATGGATAAATCAGAGTGGGGTTTAAGAGAAATTCCTCAAGTCGCAAGTTATCAGGGAATGATTTTTGGATGCCTGGACCCTGTAGCTATGCCATTGGAAGAATATTTAGGTGATATGAAATGGTATTTTGATATATTGCTTGGCAGGAGTGACGGCGGAATGGAAGTGAGAGGCCTTCCGCAGCGTTGGGTAGCAAAAGCGAATTGGAAGGCAACGGCAGAAAATTTTGCAGCAGATCCTTACCATGTCCAAACAACCCACAGGTCGACAGTCGAGCTTGGAATCAGTCCGGAAGATCCCCTATATGCCGGATATGGGCACCAGATAGTTACCGAAAATGGACATGGCATAAATGTTATCACTTCTAAAACAGGTAAAGCCAGAGTTCCTTATCAAGGCACTCCTGAGTCCATGTGGCCGATGTTTAAGAAGAATCTGACACCGGAACAGGATGAAATCTTATCTGGAGTAACCGTTTTTGTTGGAGGAGTTTATCCTAATCTTTCATTTGTAAGTCCCATTCATGGGACTGAAGGGCATCTGCATAATTATTTGAATTTTAGGATGTGGAGGCCTATAGGACCTGAAAAAGTAGAGGTCTGGTGCTGGTTTCTTATAGACAAGGCAGCCCCGGAAGAGTATAAGGAAGCTGCTTATAGGGGATATTTAGGTTCCTTTGGCCCTACTGGCACTCTTGAACAGGATGATACAGAAACATGGGCAAGGATTGTTGAAGTCAGCAAAGGGCTAATGATGAGGGATAAAGAATTAAATTACAATAATGTCAGCAATTATTTAATGGGTTTTGATAGGGTTGAACCAGATGAATCCTTCCCTGGGCCGGGAATCGCCTATCCGACAACTTATTTAGATGCTATTTCGAGAAGTATGCATGAGAATTGGTTTAAGCTAATTTCAAAAGACCTCTTTGTAAAGGAGGCTGTAAAATGA
- a CDS encoding 3-phenylpropionate/cinnamic acid dioxygenase subunit beta — MSSYLSIPITAHLQMEITNLLNMEAYYLDNGKYKEWLDLLSDDLTYRMPLRETLEGVGANNVSKDASFFEETKKSLTTRVNRLYTKSAWVENPATRQRHFISNIMVESTKNPEEFKVRSYFLFKRSRGSTHDIEEMFGERNDIVRKESNQWKIASRTILPDQSVITTMNMSMFL, encoded by the coding sequence ATGAGTTCATATTTGTCAATTCCAATTACAGCCCACTTGCAAATGGAGATAACTAATCTTCTTAACATGGAGGCTTACTATTTGGATAATGGGAAATATAAAGAGTGGCTTGACCTATTGTCTGACGATCTCACATATAGAATGCCGCTTAGGGAAACACTTGAAGGAGTAGGAGCCAATAATGTATCCAAAGATGCTTCATTCTTTGAGGAAACAAAGAAGTCGTTAACCACACGGGTAAATCGTCTATATACAAAGTCTGCATGGGTAGAGAATCCGGCCACCAGGCAGCGTCACTTTATCTCAAACATCATGGTTGAGAGCACGAAAAATCCGGAAGAATTTAAAGTGAGAAGTTATTTTTTATTCAAAAGAAGCAGAGGATCAACCCATGATATAGAGGAGATGTTTGGCGAGAGAAATGATATCGTAAGGAAAGAGAGTAATCAGTGGAAGATTGCATCAAGAACAATACTCCCAGATCAATCTGTCATTACGACAATGAATATGAGCATGTTTTTATAA
- a CDS encoding MurR/RpiR family transcriptional regulator has translation MDKKRMSQMIKESYSSLSPGQRKAAEFIMEHADEAVLLTAFQVGRNAGVSETTVIRLAYALGFSGYSQMQDRIRKDWLAGKQQDAIENDSSIENAAKENLFRRVIDQERKILLQLLEQVDEREIWKAIDALIRADRVYVGGFGSSFAAAYWFYYTLKQIRGNVYISSPNGFLPEDVCDLTEQSAVVIFSFPRYRKEALRLASFAERQDSRIIAITDRQLSPIGQMAEVTLTTDELMDSGHHSVASVISLLEVLIAGIDERDQERIAKRQQELEVLYAEQELFFE, from the coding sequence ATGGATAAGAAAAGAATGAGCCAGATGATTAAAGAAAGCTATTCCTCACTCTCGCCAGGACAGAGGAAAGCAGCTGAATTTATTATGGAGCATGCTGATGAAGCGGTGTTATTAACAGCATTTCAAGTGGGAAGAAATGCAGGAGTCAGTGAGACAACGGTCATTCGGCTTGCATATGCACTTGGATTCAGCGGTTATTCTCAAATGCAGGATCGAATCAGAAAAGACTGGCTTGCCGGGAAGCAGCAGGATGCCATTGAAAATGATTCTTCCATAGAAAATGCAGCGAAAGAGAACCTGTTTAGGAGAGTCATTGATCAAGAGAGGAAAATACTTCTGCAATTGCTTGAACAGGTTGATGAAAGGGAAATTTGGAAAGCGATTGATGCATTAATCCGCGCAGACAGGGTTTATGTCGGGGGTTTTGGCAGCTCTTTTGCCGCAGCATACTGGTTTTATTACACACTTAAACAAATAAGGGGAAATGTTTATATCTCAAGCCCTAACGGTTTTCTTCCTGAGGATGTGTGTGATTTAACAGAGCAATCGGCCGTTGTCATTTTTTCTTTTCCTCGTTATCGGAAAGAAGCGTTAAGGCTTGCTTCTTTTGCTGAAAGGCAAGATTCCCGGATTATTGCCATAACAGACCGCCAGCTGTCGCCTATCGGGCAGATGGCAGAAGTTACACTTACTACAGATGAGCTAATGGATTCTGGACATCATTCGGTAGCTTCCGTAATTAGTTTACTGGAGGTATTGATTGCAGGTATCGATGAACGGGACCAAGAAAGAATTGCAAAAAGACAGCAGGAACTGGAAGTTTTGTATGCTGAACAAGAGCTGTTTTTTGAATAA
- a CDS encoding YjiH family protein gives MSSLSKKMIQQEERESYTAGDYLKFLIPSLVGVLLFMVPIQGEDGITIPVAYLANQINGLLGDSIPSITVFIMALSVIGSLIAVIFKPGFILNSPYLNKLLNVSKFWVAARLLGTVFAIITLFEFGLEPVYSENTGALLIYDLIPILFTTFLLAGLLLPLLLNFGLLEFFGALLIKVMRPVFKLPGRSSLDCLASWVGDGTIGVLLTTKQYEEGYYTKREAAVVATTFSVVSITFTIVIIQYLNLEQYFVHYYLTIILAGLVAAIVMPRIPPLSRKADTAYEGTELKAETNIPSHTTPIKWGLNNAIKKARTNNSAAAVVKEGFENVLDMWMGVLPIVMAIGTVALVIAEFTPAFTILGKPFEPVLALMQIPEAAEAAQTMVVGFADMFLPAVIGSGIESEMTRFIIACVSVTQLVYMSEMGGLLLGSNLPVSIKDLILIFLLRTIITLPIVAAVAHIIF, from the coding sequence ATGAGCAGTCTATCAAAGAAGATGATTCAGCAGGAGGAAAGGGAATCCTACACAGCCGGGGACTATTTAAAATTTCTAATTCCTTCTCTGGTCGGGGTTTTACTATTTATGGTACCGATTCAAGGAGAAGATGGGATTACTATCCCGGTTGCTTATTTAGCAAATCAAATTAATGGATTACTGGGAGATTCCATACCTTCAATTACTGTTTTTATCATGGCTCTTTCAGTAATTGGCTCGCTGATAGCAGTAATTTTTAAGCCGGGCTTTATCTTGAACAGCCCATATCTGAACAAATTACTGAATGTCAGTAAATTTTGGGTGGCAGCCCGTTTGCTTGGAACAGTTTTTGCTATTATTACATTATTTGAGTTTGGTCTGGAACCGGTATATTCAGAGAATACGGGCGCGCTCTTAATCTATGATCTAATTCCTATACTATTTACTACATTTCTCCTGGCGGGTTTATTGCTGCCGCTTCTATTGAATTTCGGTCTACTCGAATTTTTTGGTGCATTATTGATTAAAGTTATGAGGCCTGTTTTTAAGCTGCCGGGACGTTCTTCGCTTGATTGTCTGGCGTCATGGGTAGGTGACGGGACAATTGGCGTTCTGTTAACGACAAAACAATACGAAGAAGGATATTATACAAAGCGGGAGGCAGCGGTTGTAGCAACAACCTTCTCAGTTGTTTCCATTACTTTTACGATTGTAATTATTCAATATTTAAACTTAGAGCAATATTTCGTTCATTACTATTTAACGATTATCCTGGCTGGTCTGGTGGCAGCTATAGTAATGCCTCGAATTCCGCCTTTATCAAGGAAAGCCGATACGGCTTATGAAGGGACAGAGCTCAAGGCGGAAACGAATATCCCTTCTCATACTACACCTATAAAATGGGGATTAAATAATGCCATAAAGAAGGCGCGTACAAATAATAGTGCTGCAGCAGTTGTAAAAGAAGGTTTTGAAAACGTTTTGGACATGTGGATGGGAGTTCTGCCAATTGTTATGGCGATTGGAACGGTTGCACTGGTAATTGCTGAATTCACCCCTGCTTTTACCATTCTTGGCAAGCCGTTTGAACCGGTCCTGGCTTTAATGCAAATACCGGAGGCTGCAGAAGCGGCCCAGACAATGGTGGTTGGATTTGCAGATATGTTCCTTCCAGCTGTCATCGGCAGCGGCATTGAAAGTGAAATGACAAGATTTATTATTGCTTGTGTCTCTGTAACACAGCTGGTATATATGTCTGAAATGGGCGGCCTGCTATTAGGTTCAAATCTGCCTGTCAGCATTAAGGACTTAATTCTTATTTTCCTTCTGCGTACTATTATAACGCTGCCAATTGTAGCAGCTGTGGCTCATATTATATTTTAG
- a CDS encoding GNAT family N-acetyltransferase, giving the protein MKQEALTSLVIKNLHTVKDLEAVYELETRIWSVEEAVPVNHTVATVKNGGFVLGAFLEEELIGFQYSFPGFNGTKVYLCSHSLGIHTKYRAFGIGEKLKNAQKKTALEKGYDLISWTYDPLETVNANLNLHKLGAVCTQYIENAYGEMSDHMNAGIPSDRFLVEWRIKEECPERQWSEDVLPLALETGMTDGFYVPENTKLSHDNEKILIPVPGNFQDIKKRDFELALKWRESTKEVFVHYLSKGWIVTDLKKDVTAENQYLYLLEKEKGYC; this is encoded by the coding sequence ATGAAGCAAGAAGCGTTAACATCATTGGTAATTAAAAACCTTCATACAGTTAAGGACCTTGAAGCTGTATACGAACTTGAAACTCGAATATGGAGTGTGGAAGAAGCTGTGCCGGTTAATCATACAGTGGCAACGGTTAAAAATGGCGGGTTTGTGTTAGGAGCGTTCCTGGAAGAGGAACTGATCGGCTTTCAATACAGCTTTCCCGGCTTTAACGGCACAAAGGTATATCTTTGCTCTCACAGCCTTGGCATTCACACAAAGTACCGGGCATTCGGGATTGGGGAAAAGCTGAAAAATGCTCAAAAAAAGACAGCGCTTGAGAAAGGCTATGATCTCATTTCGTGGACATATGACCCTCTTGAAACGGTTAATGCCAATCTCAATCTGCATAAACTCGGGGCAGTATGCACTCAATATATTGAAAATGCTTATGGTGAAATGTCAGACCATATGAATGCAGGCATACCATCTGACCGATTTTTAGTGGAGTGGCGAATTAAAGAGGAATGTCCTGAACGTCAATGGTCTGAAGATGTTCTGCCGCTGGCATTAGAAACAGGTATGACGGATGGTTTTTATGTTCCTGAAAATACAAAGTTGTCCCATGATAATGAAAAAATTCTTATACCGGTTCCTGGGAATTTTCAGGATATTAAAAAGCGGGATTTTGAATTGGCTTTGAAGTGGAGAGAGAGCACGAAAGAAGTATTCGTTCATTATCTCAGTAAAGGCTGGATTGTAACGGATCTGAAAAAGGACGTAACCGCGGAAAACCAATACTTATATCTCTTGGAAAAGGAAAAGGGATACTGCTAG
- the menC gene encoding o-succinylbenzoate synthase encodes MEIKSIVLRHVKMELLNPFTTSVGTEVDKDFILVEVKSKSGESGWAESVSIIEPIYNEETVKTNWHIMSDHLIPILFASEIRHPDDVSEAFRPIRGNFNAKAAIEGAVWDLYAREKGVSLAKALGGVKEKIEVGVSVGIQESEVKMLKQIEGYVNEGYRRIKVKIKPGWDVHILKSIRAQFPEIQLMADANCAYTLNDIDHLQRVEEFNLMMIEQPLDHDDIIDHAKLQSHLKTPICLDESIHTFEDARKAIELGSCRIINLKIGRVGGLTESRKIHDLCKDHNIPMWCGGMLEAGIGRAHNIAITSLSNFTLPGDTAPSSHYWKEDIIDPEVTMEDGFIFVPQSPGIGYEPNRSKIEDVTLYSRTFSK; translated from the coding sequence ATGGAAATTAAAAGCATCGTTTTAAGGCACGTCAAAATGGAGCTGCTGAATCCATTTACTACAAGTGTCGGAACAGAAGTGGATAAGGACTTTATTCTGGTAGAAGTAAAATCAAAAAGCGGAGAGTCAGGCTGGGCTGAATCGGTTTCCATTATAGAGCCAATATACAATGAAGAAACAGTTAAAACAAATTGGCATATAATGAGTGATCATTTAATACCGATCCTTTTTGCATCAGAAATTCGGCACCCTGATGATGTTTCAGAGGCTTTCAGGCCAATCAGGGGGAATTTCAATGCCAAAGCAGCGATCGAGGGTGCTGTCTGGGACCTGTATGCCCGGGAGAAAGGGGTATCTCTGGCAAAAGCTTTAGGCGGAGTAAAGGAAAAAATAGAAGTGGGCGTAAGTGTGGGTATCCAGGAGTCAGAAGTAAAGATGCTCAAGCAAATTGAAGGTTATGTAAATGAAGGATACCGACGGATCAAGGTAAAAATCAAGCCTGGCTGGGATGTGCATATTTTAAAATCCATCCGTGCCCAATTTCCTGAAATACAGCTTATGGCTGATGCCAATTGCGCCTATACACTTAATGATATTGATCACCTTCAAAGGGTGGAGGAGTTTAATCTAATGATGATTGAACAGCCTTTAGATCATGATGATATTATCGACCATGCCAAGCTTCAAAGTCATCTGAAAACGCCAATTTGCCTTGATGAAAGTATACATACCTTTGAGGATGCCAGAAAAGCGATTGAGCTTGGAAGCTGCAGAATCATAAATCTTAAAATCGGCCGGGTTGGCGGACTGACAGAGTCCAGAAAAATTCACGACCTTTGCAAAGATCATAACATTCCAATGTGGTGTGGCGGAATGCTTGAAGCTGGAATAGGCCGTGCGCACAATATTGCCATTACTTCACTGTCCAATTTTACGCTTCCTGGCGATACAGCGCCATCCTCCCACTACTGGAAGGAAGATATCATCGATCCTGAAGTCACTATGGAAGATGGATTTATATTTGTGCCTCAAAGTCCTGGAATAGGCTATGAACCTAATCGTTCCAAAATAGAGGATGTCACTCTTTATAGCCGGACCTTCTCTAAATAA
- a CDS encoding alpha/beta-type small acid-soluble spore protein — protein sequence MARNKLLVPGAGNVLDQMKQEIANEFGVQLGADTTARANGSVGGEMTKRLVAMAEQQLKNQQNH from the coding sequence ATGGCAAGAAACAAACTTTTGGTACCCGGTGCAGGAAATGTATTGGATCAAATGAAACAGGAAATCGCCAATGAGTTTGGAGTTCAGCTTGGTGCTGATACGACCGCACGAGCAAACGGTTCTGTCGGCGGGGAGATGACAAAGCGCCTTGTCGCAATGGCAGAACAACAGCTTAAAAACCAGCAAAATCATTAG
- a CDS encoding ammonium transporter encodes MDATFLMNSLWVMLGAILVIFMLGGFIMLEAGSTRMKNAGHIAGKTIFTFGLSSLVFWAVGFGFIFGGNANILVGLTNFFYSGAELEGMGLSSSVFFVFQLAFAGIAITIALGGFAERAKLSVYLIFTVLFSAIVYPVVAHWIWGGGWLAEHGKQDFAGSTVVHLTGAMAALAATILLKPRIGKFNKDGSANNIYGHNQVYTALGVLILWVGWFGFNAGSTLTVEDGFFGFVALNTNLAAGAGAVAALIISWVVMGKSDVPTMLNGALAGLVAITASCAFVDTWAAVVIGFVAGILVFYSVRFFEKRKIDDPIFALSVHGAAGVWGTLSTGFFATPELAVVGKPGLFYGGGFEQLGVQFMGVAVSGLYAFAVSFIILAAAKKVLGGLRVTEEEEIMGLDLSEHGSYGYPEVFMADENKSLSS; translated from the coding sequence TTGGATGCCACTTTTTTAATGAACAGTCTGTGGGTTATGCTGGGAGCAATTTTAGTCATTTTTATGCTTGGCGGTTTTATTATGCTGGAAGCCGGTTCTACCAGGATGAAAAATGCTGGGCATATTGCAGGAAAAACGATCTTTACCTTTGGTTTATCATCATTAGTGTTTTGGGCAGTGGGCTTTGGTTTCATATTTGGCGGTAATGCAAATATCCTCGTTGGGCTTACAAATTTCTTTTACTCAGGTGCTGAACTTGAGGGGATGGGCTTATCTTCTTCGGTATTCTTCGTATTTCAGCTGGCATTTGCCGGTATTGCCATCACGATTGCACTAGGCGGATTTGCTGAACGTGCAAAACTATCCGTTTACCTCATTTTCACCGTATTATTTTCCGCAATTGTTTATCCTGTCGTTGCACATTGGATTTGGGGAGGAGGCTGGCTTGCAGAACACGGCAAGCAGGACTTTGCTGGTTCAACAGTTGTTCACTTAACAGGAGCTATGGCAGCCTTGGCCGCTACTATACTACTTAAGCCCCGAATTGGAAAATTTAACAAAGACGGTTCAGCTAACAATATCTATGGCCATAACCAAGTATATACAGCCCTGGGTGTGCTGATTCTGTGGGTTGGCTGGTTCGGTTTTAACGCTGGGAGTACATTGACTGTGGAAGATGGGTTCTTTGGGTTTGTAGCTCTTAACACCAATCTTGCTGCCGGAGCAGGTGCGGTAGCAGCACTGATTATTTCCTGGGTGGTTATGGGGAAATCCGATGTGCCGACAATGCTTAATGGTGCTCTGGCAGGCCTGGTCGCTATTACAGCTTCCTGTGCATTTGTGGATACATGGGCGGCTGTTGTCATAGGGTTTGTAGCAGGAATCCTTGTATTCTACAGTGTGCGTTTCTTTGAAAAGAGAAAAATCGATGATCCCATCTTTGCACTATCTGTTCACGGTGCAGCTGGGGTTTGGGGAACATTATCCACTGGTTTCTTTGCAACACCTGAATTGGCAGTTGTCGGAAAGCCTGGATTGTTTTATGGGGGAGGTTTTGAACAGCTGGGAGTCCAGTTCATGGGTGTAGCTGTCTCCGGTCTTTATGCTTTTGCTGTATCCTTCATTATTTTGGCAGCTGCCAAGAAAGTATTGGGAGGACTTCGGGTAACAGAAGAAGAAGAAATTATGGGATTAGATTTAAGTGAACATGGAAGCTACGGATATCCGGAAGTCTTCATGGCTGATGAAAACAAAAGTTTAAGCTCGTAA